The Arctopsyche grandis isolate Sample6627 chromosome 10, ASM5162203v2, whole genome shotgun sequence genome window below encodes:
- the eEF1beta gene encoding elongation factor 1-beta codes for MAFTFENNPKGLEKLNGFLADKSFLSGYQPSKADTSVYDNLGNAPAKTFINILRWYNNIASYSQAERSSFTGQPWSVKGEAKKPAAAPAKAAAPADDDDVDLFASDEDENADAAAVREQRLKEYAEKKSKKPALIAKSSIVLDVKPWDDETDMKEMEKVVRAITMDGLIWGASKLVPVGYGIHKLQVMCVVEDDKVSIDLLTDIIQEHEELVQSVDIAAFNKI; via the exons ATGGCTTTCACATTCGAGAACAACCCGAAGGGTCTGGAGAAGCTGAACGGCTTCTTGGCTGACAAAAGTTTCCTTTCTGG tTATCAACCATCGAAAGCAGACACTAGTGTCTATGATAACCTAGGAAATGCTCCAGCCAAGACATTCATCAACATCTTGAGGTGGTACAACAATATCGCTTCTTACTCCCAGGCAGAGCGATCAAGCTTCACCGGACAACCTTGGTCGGTGAAGGGAGAAGCTAAGAAACCTGCCGCAGCTCCCGCTAAGGCAGCAGCACCAGCCGATGACGACGATGTAGACCTATTCGCTTCGGACGAAGATGAG aatGCTGATGCGGCGGCAGTTAGGGAACAGAGATTAAAGGAATACGCAGAAAAGAAATCTAAAAAACCCGCCCTCATTGCAAAATCCTCGATCGTCCTAGATGTCAAACCTTGGGACGATGAAACCGACATGAAAGAAATGGAAAAAGTTGTTAGGGCTATTACCATGGACGGTCTCATTTGGGGCGCGTCAAAACTAGTACCAGTTGGATACGGAATCCACAAATTACAAGTTATGTGTGTCGTAGAAGACGACAAAGTATCCATAGATCTTCTCACCGATATTATCCAAGAACACGAAGAATTAGTTCAATCTGTTGATATTGCTGCTTTTAATAagatttaa